The Nerophis ophidion isolate RoL-2023_Sa linkage group LG07, RoL_Noph_v1.0, whole genome shotgun sequence genome contains a region encoding:
- the zbtb26 gene encoding zinc finger and BTB domain-containing protein 26, with the protein MAQNQVILQFHFATYGDSMLQKMNLLRHQRRFCDVTVRINQLKVPGHKVVFAAGSSFLRDQFILQQDSNEVQISINQEAKVGQQLLLSCYTGQLEFPELELVNYLTVASFLQMGHIVEQCTQALNKFIKPQPPHKMEVDTEPKRVVKEDGSGSQALREQEHLREVERVEREDDVSTDDDDDVIIQPKSPPHTYNIHPVQEVEESDISIVKVESVESTFPTSAPATLNSPEPQHSLINSTVDSRGSEMTAPPSMPGYPFRPPSPFNPAEKTQKSYDKPLQWYHQCPKCSRVFRQLEKYANHLKMHKLFMCLLCGKTFTQKGNLHRHMRVHAGIKPFQCKICGKTFTQKCSLLDHLNLHSGDKPHRCNYCDMMFAHKPVLRKHLKQIHGKNSFDNANEGNSHDCGPEENDTSGPFISQSNSYETDLRYDLRHCLDETV; encoded by the coding sequence ATGGCCCAGAACCAGGTGATCCTGCAGTTCCACTTTGCCACCTACGGGGACTCCATGCTGCAGAAAATGAACCTTCTTCGGCACCAGCGACGCTTCTGTGACGTCACCGTACGTATCAACCAGCTCAAAGTCCCCGGTCATAAGGTTGTGTTTGCCGCTGGCTCGTCTTTCCTACGAGACCAGTTCATCCTTCAGCAGGACTCCAATGAAGTGCAGATCTCCATAAACCAGGAGGCAAAGGTTGGCCAGCAGCTGCTACTGTCCTGCTACACGGGCCAACTAGAGTTCCCGGAATTGGAGCTGGTCAACTACCTGACGGTGGCCAGCTTCCTCCAAATGGGCCACATTGTGGAGCAGTGTACTCAAGCTTTGAACAAGTTCATCAAGCCACAGCCTCCACACAAGATGGAGGTCGACACTGAGCCGAAAAGAGTGGTCAAAGAGGACGGATCGGGCTCCCAGGCTTTGAGAGAACAGGAACACTTGCGGGAAGTGGAGCGGGTGGAGCGTGAGGACGACGTCAGTACTGATGACGATGACGATGTCATTATACAGCCTAAGTCTCCTCCTCACACGTACAATATACATCCTGTGCAAGAAGTGGAAGAGAGTGATATCAGCATCGTGAAGGTGGAGTCTGTAGAGTCTACCTTCCCGACAAGTGCTCCAGCTACCCTGAACTCGCCCGAGCCCCAACACTCGCTCATCAATTCGACTGTCGACAGTCGTGGGAGTGAAATGACGGCGCCCCCAAGCATGCCGGGCTACCCCTTCCGTCCTCCTTCTCCGTTCAACCCGGCGGAAAAAACTCAGAAGAGCTACGACAAACCCCTCCAGTGGTACCACCAGTGTCCCAAGTGTAGTCGCGTCTTCCGCCAGCTGGAGAAGTACGCCAACCATCTTAAGATGCACAAGCTCTTCATGTGCTTGTTGTGCGGAAAGACCTTCACACAGAAGGGTAACCTGCACCGACACATGCGGGTCCACGCGGGCATCAAACCCTTCCAGTGTAAGATCTGCGGGAAGACCTTCACCCAGAAGTGTTCCTTGCTGGATCACCTGAACTTGCACAGCGGGGACAAGCCTCACCGCTGTAACTACTGCGACATGATGTTCGCCCACAAGCCCGTTCTCCGCAAGCACCTCAAGCAAATCCACGGCAAGAACAGCTTTGACAACGCAAACGAAGGCAACTCGcatgactgtgggcctgaagagAATGACACAAGCGGGCCGTTTATCAGTCAGTCTAACAGTTATGAGACGGACCTAAGATACGATTTGAGACATTGTCTGGATGAGACTGTATAA